From a single Silene latifolia isolate original U9 population chromosome 6, ASM4854445v1, whole genome shotgun sequence genomic region:
- the LOC141587914 gene encoding uncharacterized protein LOC141587914 yields the protein MLTGLVKKPTNNPLREAAWETCNSLPISWILHNVQPQIKKSVMYSETAKEMWDYLQKQFSVSNGARKFRLKKELDDLEQGDKTICEYFTELRIRWKNIELMNYWPPLSEMTPEIWAFLDAQHKEQEERKLF from the coding sequence ATGCTGACTGGTCTGGTGAAGAAGCCCACCAACAATCCCTTAAGGGAAGCAGCTTGGGAAACCTGCAATAGCCTCCCGATATCTTGGATCCTGCATAATGTTCAACCACAGATCAAGAAATCTGTGATGTATTCTGAAACTGCAAAGGAAATGTGGGACTATCTCCAAAAGCAATTCTCTGTGAGCAATGGAGCAAGAAAGTTCAGATTGAAGAAGGAGCTAGATGATCTTGAACAAGGAGACAAGACCATCTGTGAGTATTTCACAGAACTTAGAATTCGGTGGAAAAATATTGAGCTAATGAATTATTGGCCTCCTCTGAGTGAGATGACCCCTGAGATATGGGCTTTTCTGGATGCTCAACACAAAGAACAGGAAGAAAGGAAACTTTTTTAG
- the LOC141586602 gene encoding uncharacterized protein LOC141586602, with protein sequence MDPCPFIRLTVGNLALTLPSQTKPARNLIHPTTSPCFCKIKLKGFPPQTATIPYLTPSQTPDTSTSTIAALFHLSKSDLVKLTPTRRTFFTPGKKLFLEIFVFTGRSGASCGVNSGRLLGKVTVPLDDLIGVESRAVVFHDGWVFVNGSKVHVCVRADPDPRFVFQFDGEPECSPQVFQTQGNVRQPVFTCNFSFRNTAVGDRHQRNRSLQSDQGSGRGWLSSFGSERERSGKERKGWSVTVHDLSGSPVAAASMVTPFVASPGTDRVSRSNPGSWLILRPGDGTWKPWGRLEAWRERGTADGVGYKFELIPESANTGVVLAESTLSTAKGGKFLIDLASANINSQFNGSTSGSSKSGQRSSTGSGNSPRGGGGGSGDFGYGLWPYSAYRGFVMSAKVEGEGKCSKPTVEVSVQHVSCTEDAAAFVALAAAIDLSIDACRLFSHKLRKELCQNNDLGC encoded by the exons ATGGACCCATGTCCATTCATCCGTTTAACCGTCGGAAACCTAGCCTTAACCTTACCGTCACAAACAAAACCAGCACGTAACCTAATCCACCCAACAACCTCCCCATGTTTCTGCAAAATCAAACTCAAAGGCTTCCCACCACAAACCGCCACAATACCCTACCTCACTCCCTCACAAACTCCCGATACTTCTACTTCCACTATTGCCGCGCTTTTCCACCTCAGTAAATCCGACCTTGTTAAACTCACCCCAACCCGAAGAACGTTTTTTACCCCTGGTAAAAAACTCTTTCTTGAGATTTTTGTTTTTACTGGACGTAGTGGGGCCAGTTGTGGGGTTAATTCTGGGAGGTTATTGGGTAAAGTTACTGTGCCGTTGGATGATCTTATTGGGGTTGAAAGTCGGGCTGTTGTTTTTCATGATGGTTGGGTTTTTGTTAATGGGTCTAAGGTTCATGTTTGTGTTCGGGCTGACCCGGACCCGAGGTTTGTTTTTCAGTTTGATGGTGAACCGGAATGTAGTCCGCAAGTTTTTCAGACTCAAGGAAATGTTAGACAGCCGGTTTTTACTTGTAATTTTAGTTTCAGGAATACCGCTGTCGGTGATCGTCACCAACGTAACAG GTCATTGCAATCGGATCAAGGGAGCGGAAGAGGGTGGTTGAGTTCGTTTGGAAGCGAAAGAGAAAGGTCAGGGAAGGAGAGGAAAGGGTGGTCAGTTACGGTTCATGATTTGTCTGGTTCGCCTGTGGCTGCAGCGTCGATGGTTACCCCGTTTGTGGCGTCTCCTGGGACAGACAGGGTGAGTCGGTCTAACCCTGGTTCGTGGCTGATTTTACGGCCTGGTGATGGAACGTGGAAGCCGTGGGGCCGGCTTGAGGCGTGGCGTGAACGTGGGACTGCGGATGGGGTGGGGTATAAGTTTGAATTGATTCCTGAGAGTGCCAATACCGGAGTTGTTCTGGCTGAGTCCACTCTTAGCACGGCTAAAGGCGGAAAGTTCTTAATTGATTTGGCTTCTGCGAACATTAATAGTCAATTTAATGGTAGTACGAGTGGGTCGTCGAAGTCCGGTCAACGGTCAAGCACGGGATCCGGGAATAGTCCGAGAGGTGGAGGAGGGGGGAGTGGTGACTTTGGGTACGGGTTGTGGCCGTATAGCGCATATAGAGGGTTTGTGATGTCAGCCAAGGTGGAAGGGGAGGGGAAGTGTAGTAAACCCACAGTGGAGGTGAGTGTACAGCACGTGAGCTGCACGGAGGATGCAGCAGCGTTTGTGGCACTTGCGGCTGCCATTGATCTTAGCATCGATGCTTGTAGGCTTTTCTCTCATAAGCTTAGGAAAGAGCTTTGTCAAAACAATGACTTGGGTTGCTGA